One window of Dysidea avara chromosome 11, odDysAvar1.4, whole genome shotgun sequence genomic DNA carries:
- the LOC136239389 gene encoding protein NLRC3-like — translation MLKYWIQTHPNAMWNHIIQALESPGVELSTVAAELKRLFTNGVTTDVPVMTSQHAASNRPVIKYPVLDSLNDYLHDVYEETGYNHCTQWPPDQPKSVVSNTLLIHYKDKRTQRALLDMSKHQRDASSVDEITSSHPSRITKSIASIFESPHQKFTLIEGAPGFGKTVLMQEIAYRWACGEVLQGKRLFLVFVRNPKLHDVDSINREFMSYFSHNYLTKSEVDVAVDELRKSRGQNIVFVIDGFDECPADCRLKQFIENLAKHEIFPKSMVVITSRPHASVFLRDFADQRIEILGFSKKEREEYISESLEFPEKINDLVKYLKLHPIICSVMHVPFHLAVLLYLFKKDSLPETLTELNEQFVIHTIHWHLKKHPKLSFENKFEKIKDLPKPILKVVTDLSKLAMYGLLDWERVVFTYEEVKAVCTEIDEAPNGFGLLQAVQHHVVRGTGNTYSFNFLHLTMQEFLAAYHLSTLPSKEQTAIAFSDDLLSYYYVWTMYVGIIGVESNIFIEYRDFIVKAFNNLFSKQSCYTPYSKVLFLLQCYLDAKKIEEVPEILSSLFNDGNIKIEGDIQPHNLVSLINFMMNSDIPFRSLTLSDCNITDEGISILQGFFTEFRDKVATIQRVSLNKNYISSLWGAHSDQSMIQDEGLLLIPCLDLSATLFKDDGIIKLFATLQCNTTLLQLDISHNGISITGAMAIGECLKHNITLKKLDLSHNNLLDNGVKTICESLKTNHALKVLNIACNSITNIGAIVISDAIKLNTTLSHLVISKNFIDKEGIMAILIACTNTRVLHTLELECIFNMVTQSDFLSITDYIRKGNTIKIINASWYWFSCDGYSHRLINTSVYYKDGHGHDINFCKQGEHCSWFNNIDYETKTKIIFSCIKDSSVEQLYLRKWFKNLNLLDITAEAIQVNKKLKKICIKKYDIGSDEVLALSKCFTVNCLEEFDISESDVAIQAMEEIIQSVQQSTALQRLNISKVMISVSVMEFVGICLKNNNTLRALIMVETKMNDEGAKKLAEGIQLNTALRTLDISRNELSNIGIKVISDSLRKNDVLQELNISYNEYVSAEGVNCFVEFIKTNTTLLKLNMMQYCDGIISAITDCLTTNDKLQHMHICCAPLFLEWGGNECITLLAAIESNRSLQSVSISGMKISDDEAIAISNCLQSNNLIQEIKLCHCSLINTQEKYRIQCMRRGIRSNVLNTLRYIEFEHLKLIMILGILINRFIDQTQHKRIGRIIDAINVNNTLKALTFTHCMLRDGGAEAISDCITHNASIKELDLSWNLITSKGGMRLFNAIQVNQVLEKLDVSHNKICNELHDDEIEAMSNCIKNNTTLQEFCISTDEINDQASHSLADALKVNTSLYAIKFDQYGSENAFSFNRSILSAMYENKTIMSIMLPWTNTYNEFCVVQSEVESINMERRSQAIEILNVTFALSYNIEYLSDI, via the exons atggagtaactactGATGTTCCTGTGATGACATCCCAGCATGCTGCTAGCAACCGTCCAGTTATCAAATACCCAG tgCTTGATTCTCTTAATGATTatctacatgatgtttatgAGGAGACTGGGTACAATCATTGTACACAATGGCCACCAGACCAACCTAAATCAGTTGTCAGTAACACACTACTGATTCATTATAAAGACAAAAGGACACAACGAGCACTGCTAGACATGTCTAAACATCAGAGAGATGCTTCTTCTGTAGATGAAATAACATCATCACATCCTTCCAGGATTACTAAGAGTATCGCTAGTATATTTGAGTCACCACATCagaaatttactctaatagaaggaGCACCTGGTTTTGGTAAAACTGTACTAATGCAGGAAATAGCATATCGCTGGGCTTGTGGTGAAGTGCTCCAAGGCAAAAGGCTATTTTTGGTATTTGTTAGAAACCCTAAATTGCATGATGTTGATTCCATTAATCGGGAGTTCATGTCGTATTTCTCTCATAATTACTTGACTAAGAGTGAAGTTGATGTTGCTGTAGATGAATTAAGAAAATCAAGAGGGCAAAACATAGTCTTTGTTATAGATGGTTTTGATGAATGTCCTGCTGACTGTAGGTTGAAACAATTCATTGAAAACTTAGCAAAacatgaaatttttccaaaGTCCATGGTGGTTATCACATCAAGACCTCATGCTTCTGTTTTTTTACGTGATTTTGCTGATCAAAGAATTGAAATTCTTGGCTTTTCTAAAAAGGAACGAGAGGAATATATTTCAGAATCACTTGAATTCCCTGAAAAAATAAATGATCTAGTAAAATATCTTAAACTGCATCCAATTATTTGTAGTGTCATGCATGTTCCTTTTCACTTGGCAGTACTTTTATACCTTTTTAAGAAGGACAGTCTTCCTGAAACTCTGACAGAACTGAACGAGCAGTTTGTAATCCACACTATACATTGGCATTTGAAAAAACACCCAAAATTATCTTTTGAAAACAAGTTTGAAAAAATAAAAGATTTACCTAAACCTATTCTTAAAGTTGTTACTGATTTATCTAAATTAGCCATGTATGGGCTATTAGACTGGGAAAGAGTTGTCTTTACATATGAAGAAGTAAAAGCAGTGTGCACAGAAATTGATGAAGCACCAAATGGATTTGGTTTATTACAAGCAGTACAGCACCATGTTGTAAGAGGTACTGGTAACACATATTCATTTAACTTCCTTCATCTCACAATGCAAGAATTCTTAGCAGCCTATCATCTGTCTACTTTACCTAGCAAAGAGCAAACAGCGATAGCATTTAGTGATGATTTATTGAGCTATTATTATGTTTGGACTATGTACGTGGGAATAATTGGTGTAGAGTCCAATATTTTTATTGAATACCGGGACTTCATAGTTAAAGCATTTAATAACTTATTTAGTAAGCAGTCATGTTACACTCCTTACTCCAAAGTATTGTTCTTGCTTCAGTGCTACTTGgatgcaaaaaaaattgaagaAGTGCCTGAAATTCTTTCTTCTCTCTTTAATGATGGTAACATTAAAATAGAGGGAGATATACAACCACACAATTTAGTGTCTTTAATCAACTTTATGATGAATTCTGATATACCGTTTAGATCATTAACCCTTAGTGATTGCAATATTACTGATGAAGGAATTAGCATTTTGCAAGGCTTCTTTACTGAATTCAGGGATAAAGTTGCAACTATACAACGTGTGTCCCTTAATAAGAACTATATAAGCTCACTGTGGGGGGCACATTCTGATCAGTCCATGATACAGGATGAAGGATTACTGCTTATTCCATGCTTAGATTTATCAGCTACATTGTTCAAAGATGACGGAATAATTAAGCTATTTGCTACTTTACAATGCAATACAACCTTGTTACAGCTTGATATTTCACACAATGGTATATCTATCACTGGAGCAATGGCCATCGGTGAATGTCTCAAACATAATATCACTTTAAAGAAACTGGATTTATCACACAACAATTTATTGGACAATGGAGTAAAAACCATTTGTGAGTCACTTAAAACAAACCATGCACTAAAGGTACTCAACATAGCTTGTAATAGTATTACTAATATAGGAGCAATAGTGATTTCTGATGCTATCAAACTGAACACAACATTATCTCATTTAGTTATATCTAAAAATTTTATTGATAAAGAAGGAATCATGGCCATATTGATAGCTTGTACAAACACTAGGGTGCTTCATACTCTAGAATTAGAATGCATATTCAACATGGTAACACAATCTGATTTTCTAAGCATAACTGACTACATAAGAAAAGGAAATACCATCAAGATAATAAATGCTTCATGGTATTGGTTCAGCTGTGATGGCTACTCTCATCGTCTTATTAATACTTCTGTATACTATAAAGATGGACATGGTCATGACATAAATTTTTGTAAACAAGGTGAACACTGCTCATGGTTTAATAACATTGATTATGAAACcaaaacaaaaattattttcagtTGTATTAAAGATAGCTCGGTAGAACAACTTTACTTAAGAAAGTGGTTCAAGAATCTTAACCTTTTGGATATTACTGCTGAAGCAATTCAAGTGAACAAGAAGTTGAAAAAGATCTGTATTAAAAAGTATGATATTGGTTCTGATGAAGTACTTGCACTAAGCAAGTGTTTCACAGTTAATTGTTTAGAAGAATTTGACATTTCTGAAAGCGATGTTGCTATTCAAGCAATGGAAGAGATCATACAGAGTGTTCAACAAAGCACAGCTTTACAAAGACTTAATATTTCAAAGGTCATGATATCAGTGAGTGTAATGGAATTTGTTGGCATTTGTCTCAAGAACAATAACACTTTACGAGCCCTTATTATGGTTGAAACAAAGATGAATGATGAAGGggcaaaaaaacttgctgaggGAATCCAACTAAACACAGCTCTGCGCACATTAGATATTTCACGTAACGAATTGTCTAATATTGGAATTAAAGTTATTAGTGATAGTTTAAGGAAAAATGATGTTCTGCAAGAGCTGAACATATCATATAATGAATATGTATCTGCTGAGGGTGTAAACTGCTTTGTAGAATTCATTAAAACAAACACTACTTTGCTGAAACTTAACATGATGCAGTATTGTGATGGCATAATATCAGCAATTACTGACTGCCTCACTACTAATGATAAGTTACAGCATATGCACATTTGTTGTGCACCATTGTTTTTGGAATGGGGTGGTAATGAATGTATAACACTGTTGGCAGCAATTGAATCCAACAGATCATTACAAAGTGTTAGTATTAGTGGGATGAAAATAAGTGATGATGAAGCAATAGCTATCAGTAATTGCCTTCAAAGCAACAACCTTATTCAAGAAATTAAGCTATGCCATTGTAGTTTGATAAATACTCAAGAGAAATATAGAATTCAATGCATGAGACGAGGCATTCGCTCGAATGTGCTAAATACTTTGAGGTATATAGAATTTGAACATCTTAAATTAATAATGATCCTTGGAATTTTAATTAACAGGTTCATTGATCAAACACAACACAAAAGAATAGGTAGGATCATAGATGCCATAAATGTTAACAACACACTTAAGGCCCTCACTTTTACACACTGTATGCTACGAGATGGAGGAGCAGAAGCCATTAGTGACTGTATCACACACAATGCCTCAATAAAAGAACTTGACTTGTCATGGAATCTTATAACTAGTAAAGGAGGAATGAGACTGTTCAATGCCATACAAGTTAATCAAGTACTGGAAAAATTAGATGTATCACATAACAAAATATGCAATGAACTACATGATGATGAAATAGAAGCCATGAGTAATTGCATTAAGAATAATACCACATTGCAAGAATTCTGTATTTCCACTGATGAAATCAATGACCAGGCTAGTCATAGTTTGGCTGATGCCTTAAAAGTGAATACAAGCCTTTATGCCATTAAATTTGATCAATATGGCTCTGAAAATGCATTTTCTTTTAATAGATCAATCTTATCAGCAATGTATGAGAACAAAACAATCATGTCCATAATGCTTCCATGGACAAATACTTACAATGAATTTTGTGTAGTGCAAAGTGAAGTGGAAAGCATAAACATGGAAAGGCGAAGTCAGGCAATTGAAATACTAAATGTAACCTTTGCTTTAAGTTATAATATTGAATATTTATCGGACATATAA